caacatatcctcaagcgtctgaatcgtcctctctgactgtccatccgattgcgggtgataagcagtgctgaagttcagttgtgtgcccaattcgcgttgcatactcatccaaaactttgatgtgaacttcgtatcgcggtcggatacaatggtctttggcactccgtgcaatcgcacaatctcattcacgtagtaATCttcatcggtaagaagtgcgcgcttttagtaagtcgatcaatgatcacccagatcgcagtgttgcccttctgtgactttggcaaacccgtcacgaaatccatagctagatgctcccacttccattcgggaatttcgagcggttgtaacttcccatatggccgctggtgtaaggccttcacttgttggcatgctagacatcgttccacatatgacgctacatcccctttcatcccattccaccaaaaccgttgcttcaaatcccgatacatcttcgtgcttccggggtgtgcggtgtaaggcgtgtcgtgcgcttcactcaaaatctcctcttttagcaccccatcgcttggcacacacaatcgtccatcgtatgtcaaggcattatccgcctcctcgaggtaatgatcaagcttctcggctctcaccttcgcgCGTAATTAttccaactttccatcacgtcgctgggcttctatgagtttggttctcaaatctggctcaatcactagtgtcgccaattttgcacctactgtctcgggcgctttcactatttccaaactcatcttgtcaaactcgtgaatcaacgcttcctcttgcgttaggaaataagccagttgaggttggttcttcctactcaaagcatcggcgaccacgttcgccttgcccggatggtaattaataccgcagtcatagtctttcacgacctctaaccaacgtcgttgtcgcatgtttagctccttctgctcgaagaagtactttagactcttgtgatcggtgtagatttcgcatctcactcaatagagatgatgtctccaaattctcagtgcatgcaccactgctgctaactccaaatcatgcatcggaaaaattcaactcattcggtctcaactgtcgggaagcatatgctatcaccttcccatcttgcattaacacacatcctagtcctactttcgacgcgtccgtatagacggcgaagtctttgtcgggttctggtaccgctaggactggtgctgtagtcaatttctccttcaatagttggaaactcgcctcgcactctggcgtccaaaccaccttgatccctttctttagtagttgcgtcatcggtctcgcaatcttggagaatccttcaatgaatcgtcgataatatcctgccaatcccaagaaactgcggatttcacttggcgttttcggcgatttccaattctgtaaggcctcgacctttgctgggtctacttgaatcccatttgccgtcacaatatgaccaaggaagttcactcgagtcaaccaaaactcacacttactaaacttggcataaagtttctctctttgcaacgtttccaacactgttcgtaggtgctgtccatgctcctccttgttcttcgagtataccaacacgtcgtcgatgaagactaacacaaacttgtcaagatactcgtggaaaactcggttcatcaagtccatgaaaacggctgggcgttggtcagcccaaaaggcatcacgacgaattcataatggccataacgagtgcgaaaagcagtcttaggtacatcctctcgtcggacctttagttgatgataccctgatctcaaatccattttcgagaatacgcccgctcctcgaagttggtcaaacaagtcgtcaattcttggcagtgggtacttattcttcaaggtcatcttgttaagctcacgatagtcgatgcacatcctcatcgttccatccttcttcttaacgaacaaaactggcgctccccatggtgacacactgggtcgaataaaacccaagtctaacagttcttgtaactgtaccttcaactcggccaactccttaggggccattcggtatggtgcctttGACACTGGCGccgaccctggttccaaatcaatagtgaactccacctatctgtcgggtggcggtcctagcaaagcttcgggaaacacatcgggaaaatctcgcactaCTTCCACGTCTTACACTTTCAACTCCTTCCTTTCCTCCCCATTCAAGTACACCAGATatgccggacgcccttttcttatcatcgtagttgcttgcaaagcagagattatggaggttcgtctgttcatggagatcccatataagATAGCCGGCtcttcgcccggggcttgaaaagaaatctgtctctctttacagtgaatcgttgcgtggttctcggtaagccaatccattcccaagattatatCTACATTCTCCAAcggcataacgtgcaaaagttgggccactacttctagttctcctaacacaaactctatgttcgagcaagttctcacaatgtcaatcaatcctccaaccggtgaagacACATTCAAATTCGATTCAAGCATTGCAGTAgggagttctaaggcattcacacaggacatggaaataaaagaatgcgaagcacccgtatcaaacagcacaataataggcagttgttggagctttcccatacctgccaaattctccTTGCCCTTGCTGGCTTAGGGTTCCTGCCCTTAGTTTCCTTTGAGTGCGTACGCCCTTGCTtgctgtggggccacttgtcggattggttgaggctGTTGTGGTGGTTTCTGTCCCTGCCCATTCTTCACTCTacctttgttgttgtttgggcactctcgagacatgtgcccGTTTCCACCACATGCATAACACCGAATGCCTCCAACTCGGCACTCCCCAACATGATGCTTGGAGCACCGATTACAGTAGGGTGTTCTCTGCGGGTTTCCCCTCTGATGTGGCATAATTTGGCACCCATGATTCTGCGGTTGCCGAAAAGTGGAGAAacgcctcttgttgtcaaaaggagctcggtttCCCTCCCATTTCCTCTTGTCTCTAAAGTTCGCTTGGGGTGCAGGTGGGGTAGGGTTTGTTgtcctctcattcttgggcagtgcttcctccacatctaaggcacagcccaacacctcggaataaggaattcccctCCGACTAGCCACTGCTACCCTTATCTCTGTCCTAAGGCCGGAACGGAACTTCGcagccatcttctcgtctgtaTCCACCAATTCTGGTGCATAACGCGTCATCTCACATAGGGTGCGGTCGTACTCTGTGACCGTCATACTTCCTTGCTTCAACGTGTGGAACTCCACTACCTTCGCCCGCCGATAACTTTCCGGGACATACTTGTTGTAAACCTCTTCCTTAAAATCCTTCCAAGTAAGCGCCTCACGGCGAGTGGGGTCCATGGTTctcttcttcgtttcccaccaaaagtcagcGGGTCCTGTCAGCTGATACGTCACGCAGGCCAGACGTTCCCTGTCCGTGCATCCCATAAACTCAAAGATACGCTCAATGTTGCGTACCCATGCCTCCGCCTTCGGGGGCTCTCCCAATCCATCGAACTTAGGTGGGTTCTCTTTCCGAAAGGCTTTGATGTACTCCCTTtcgtttggttggggtagaggtggtggtggaggcagGGGTGGATTCCCGACACTTCCTTCTGTCTGTTCCCCCACGTTGTTCTCCACACGCggaccacgtctacgtcttGGAGGCATGTTGATCTAAAACGCAGGGTAGCACCGTTGTGAGTACATCGTTATCAAAACACCACCACTTTCATGCATGCGTAcagtacaataaaaaaacacaagtaCTTAAAGGCATATAAAAAGGGAAACTTCCATAAACAACgtggaaaggaaaaaaaaaggcaTTCGTTCGGAAAACAAAAAGGTACTACTTCCATCGTCTTAACAACTTAAGGGAAAAGAAACAACATCGCCCATCTATCTAGTGCTAATatcctcttccgggtcttcttcctcttccgggtcctcttcctcttctacgTGGTACTCATCAATCATACGGAGATCTTCTTCGTCATCCATACTATCACCCGTGTTAACATCCACGTAGTCATCTTCGAAACCCGGGACCATGCCTTCTTGTGGTACGGCTTCTCTTACTGCAGTTGGTTTAACCTCGATCACATCTTTGTCTTCCCAAAAGgtctcatcttcttctttctctgtcGATGGTGGTCGCTCGGAATgtgagtcaatcaaagcacAGGTTAAGTCCTTTAGAAAACCTTTCATGTCGCCGGCCATCATCTGGTTTCTTGGTTCGTACCACGTGGACCGACTGGCTGTTGTTTCCATCCAAGGCTCCCAATTGTCGGCATCAACTCAATTAGTCTCCTTATGCCACCATAGGCCGTTACATGGTACCCGCAGACATCTCGCCATAGGGTCTCAAAACGGGCAACAACCTCTCTCAAGGCTttgccttcctctctctcatagTGGTCGTAATCGTATATCGCTTGTCGCATTCTGGCACTATACTGACTTCTCTTAAGCGCGGTTCGTTTCGTTCGTACCATCTACGTGGAGAcgaaaattttcttttaaaacaccAAATTGTATTATTGTTTGAAAAAGTTGTTAAGTTTGTCGCGTGGTTTGAAAATTTGTTGTTGTCTTAACGTATTCATACCATCTCGATATCACATTTGTACATACAATACATGTCCAAATTATCACGCCAATCATACTTGTATTCCACGAAATCGtgctattacaacatcataatcaTAAACATAACACATGCTCAAGGTATTATGTCAATCATGCTCGTACAACCattccattacaactcatcctcatgcatatcattcattcacatgcataaacttgtcaacgtcatatcatatcatcatacattttCATGCACTACTCTTCTATACttccaaaaatttaaaacatacctcactttcatcggttgagcgtgatgctttggatgttgagccttcatgacacttctagtcaaataagggttcactaacttagacttaaagtgaaaaaagactctcggaccagagcgaaagaacaaagctctgataccactctgtcacgaccgcccatacaaggggtaccacaaacgcggcgatcgtgaccgacatgcatggattacaatttaaaaagaacaacttaattaatttgaagaaaggaaaacaacttagtttaaagattttaaggttatatatttttttgaaaagacataagataaaatacttttaaaaagacaatgggaaaaattagacttaagaaatataataactaaaactaaagtagaacaagcatttaacttaaatctcggagagtaccattttcaaaagataacgtagatgcacgtttaaatcctaacaccaccatacatgtcccaacaccaaaacgaaaagcttacggtcttaagacataaattaaagcatagcagcggataaataaggttcaaggagagtcaaggatcacgcctatgtatgatgacacaacgtatcctaaggtctctagccagctcaacatccaccgcaacatcccactcaacctgcaaaatttttaaaagaaaatgcagggctgagtacttgttgtactcaatagGCTCATGgcgaaaacatttatcaagttatgtcatccataccagtgatctcgagttttatacgcagtaaagaaaatatcacgagaacacagaaaatgtttcatagactggccagtcaaataatctccccacttttcacatcaatccaacaatcacaaccgcagtgcgacgaaagtgtggccacactattcgcccatgagaccggccgacttgcaaggacggctcacgatcccaccagtgtacacagcccgatagggtttacggccctattcggacccgaattcgtttcacaaaacagccatatagcctaacggagtaaactcatatgaactaggcatcaggcacacaatctcataacaaaaacagtcaatggcatgacataacagttaaaccacccttgtatctccacataatatttttcggaaaaataaagaggtttgaaaagaaagcccacctcgttctcttagcaaaatcacaacccaacttagcaactctcgatcctcgggttcacgaatacacaacacccttgtcaacgacaacacaagtcagccccACACAACAcacattactatgcatgtcctatcgtttctctctcatcgttttcctcaatttcccaaacccaacatacatctcaaaggtgtaaaacacacgtaacacatttcaacttatcacaagtgatttcaacatttaggcacattccttggacatacatgcatcatacaatacttttaaacttgagaaataagtgtcatttaatcaaggcagaaaactggcagaattgcgcgaccgtttttgtaaaaatcactttaaattcatctgacctcaaaacatgctaaattttggtcacgatacagaggacacattcaagttcatccatgaaaattttcatatcgaaatcaagtaatttagtcagtcatatcacatattgaactctctggtcggaacatacaagttcagacagtattgcgcagttcatttgaaaaattcaccataatttCATActatgcccaaaaaggctgaaaatttaacacaatacagaagacacttcaattttcatatagtttaagaatcacatcgatcggaggtcatttggttagtcaaacagaaaacgaaacattcatgacgagaactcacgtttctggcagatttgcacagtcaacttcaaaaatttattaaaaattcatttttcgataaaacaggctgaaattcacacgagagacagaaaacatctttaagtttactcagtaaaaatttcgtagcaaaattcgttcgtttgatggatcgaatacagatcataagtcactggtcgagcatcacagaattctggttcaaattcgaaaatagggtttttaaatttccacaacgaaaacaccgattcttcatgctcgaaaacacataatcatgcttacacgttactcaaacacatatttgcatacaaactcatatcattcaccacatatttcgatccaacacacatggtttcaaccaacaaatgcaaaaatcaaacaagttcttacaaACACACGATTTccccccgttaaaacttgcgatctatcaaacctacactctctacatgcatgtaggactcaaaacatggttcaaaagagaaggaggaggaaaagtgtgcgaatataccttcctttgacaaaacgaatcggtagaaacgtggaatggagcgattcgtcggaggttcTCAAAGATAActgttggatggaggatttttggagatgggagagtgggagagatgaagaaccgtgtgggagagggagagagaggggtgGGCGAAATTTTGaaggaatgggggctagggtttgataagttggtatttatttgctaggtttaagtccatgaatgaattaaataaataaattgtggggaattaaaatataggccaatgaataaaaatcccacaattataaagagcctaattttcgaaaattatggctgcaAATTAATAAgggattatttgatatttacttggagagaaataaatccacaatttgggaaataaaaataatgaatacaaggaaacaattaaattaaatctccaagtaggaaaattatggtgggggccgaaaatttcaaggactttgcacaaggaaattatttaaatccccaattaaaatagaatatgatttaaatttggtaatttcttttatggaaaaaggctcccataaaataggtaacaatcaattaaattcccacaaggaaaataatagtatggggcgtgtgacatggaagggaagtagtagaaaaatattcacatccccaattaaattgacatagaaatttatttgaataaggagggattccacaaattaggaaacaaataaaatactctccaaaatttattggagagggccgaaaattgctaggctaaatagccaaggaaatatcccaactctctatttattctgggtgaagaaataaattatcacatgatttaattggattaaattcaaaggatggaagtcaataaagcaccaattaaatcaagggaaaataatccaatctcctattggagattttcgaaactcccaaggaaaaataaaatggagttcgaatttcatgtagtacaatttaggggtcattagtttggatttaatttggattaaagtcccaaaacaattaattaaatccacaaaaagaagtaccgtttcaataattaggaaggccgtatatttcaatgaatcgactcgagaaagaaataaatgcatgatcttattaattatttcccttcCTTGGAAAAGTATAAACTCAAGCTCATCAatcacattaaacacgataatTCATTCCACGTAAGGCCACTTAAATCACATAGAAGCAAACGTTtctaaaattccaaaattccaataacgtatcaaaagggtcacaaaagtttgggatgttacaagaAAAATTGCAGAACGGAAGATGGTAATTTGTTGAGATTAAAGGGAAGATATAAAAtctgatagatattgatggatttggcagttggagagattttagagAGTGGAGATATtgggaaatcgtttggtgatagggtttggagaaatatatttgcccaagtcaactaggaaaagatttaattatattaatttgatttttttttctctcctttATTTTTCGGGGTGTTACATAAGGTGGGTATGATCATGCACAAAACCAAAAGCCAATCCATCATATTCATGCTCCATCAAGTTCAAGACCAAGTCACAAGAAGTATGAGAGCATAAATTCATGAATTCTTTCATGTCTAAAAACAATCCATAGAGGGAAAAGTCTATAACAAGATTTCCATTGAAATTTTCCTAATTATTATCCTCAtaataaaaccaaaaaaaatcatcaagATATCCTTCATGCCAATGCTCAAATAATCTTAAAAAGTAGGCACAAGATGTGGGTGCACATAAGCCTATACTTTCTTTCACAATGAAATCCCAAAAAAGACGATTAGAAACAAAGTCTTTAATAAAAAGACCATAAAACATCTCAATTGAAATAAAAGCAATTAATACGGCAAAACACACATGTCCCAAGCACTTTGTTTCCATTTGTCTCGATCATCCCCACACTATCTATTCCCAAATTCTTGAATATCTTTACAAATGATTTTGCATTCTCATTAGGGCTAAAGGTACACAAGAAAGGGTCTTCATATTGTGCATGGTTGAATATCACCAAGAAAAGCCTAAGAACAAAATATCTAACCTCAAGATCATACAAGCGAAGACCATCAACAACCATTAACACATCAGTCGTTCAAGCATTCTTCTCATGATCAGAAACGATTTATGTTTAAATGCTAACACTAACCCTTGTCCTTTAGTAATTGAAATTGTTTTGCAAGGTTTTAAGGATGTCTTCCCTGATGAGCTCCCCAACGAACTCCCACCCATGAGAGGGATTGAGCACCAAATTGATTTCGAGGGACTCCTTGCCAAAGGTTTGATCCGAGAATTCCCTTCACCTTGTGTCGAGTCCGTTATTTTGGTGCCTAAGAAGGATGGAACTTGGAGGATGTGTGTGGATTGTAGGGCCATCAATAAGATCACCATTAAGTATAGACACCCTATACCTAGGCTAGATGACATGCTTGAGGATCTATGTGGCTCTAATTGTTTTTCTAAAATTGACTTAGCAAGTGGATATCACCAAATTCGCATGAAAGAAGGGGATGAATGGAAAACCACTTTTAAAACCAAATTTGGCTTGTATAAATGGCTTGTTATGCCTTTTGTGTTGACCAATGCTCCTTCCACTTTCATGCGTTTGATAAATCATGTGCTTCGTCCTTTCATTGGAAAGTTTGTGGTGGTGTATTTTGATGATATCATGATTTATAGCAAAAGTGTAGAAGAGCATGCTAGTCACCTTAGGGATGTACTTGAAGGGTTGAGAATGCAAGCTTTACATGCCACCTTGCCTAAATACATGAAAGTCCTACATGGAAACTatgtgtgcttttgtgctaggtcaagcttcacaaacccagagaatccactagatcacgaggtctaggaactcagaggatctcagaagtctcggtcgtcggacacacaaattccgctatactatgaattagtacggggaagtagggatcgatcccatgAAGATGGATGCGTATGAATACATTTAGGTGATTCTGGAAAGGTgaattggctgctgccacgcaattttgggttgaTGAAAGCTATTACTAGATTTAGGAataaaatctaacactagacctaggaaacagagaacaacaTGCAAATATCGGACATCCTCGTAACTTCAATATCTCAAACAAATTTTCTTGACCTAGTAAACGGCTACCTAAATAGGCTAAACAGAAAGTAAACATGCCGTACAGACCATTTCCAGAAATGGTAAAGTACGGAtcaaaagctgcagataacaaactCTGAATTTAACTAGCAACGACCTGCATCTCGTTACCTGATTTAAACGCAAACATGAGAAAACAAAGTAAAAATCAGGATTCAAACATAACATACatattcggacgtcggaaactgacTATCAGACGGAAACCAACAGATCTACAtctactagacgaagtaaacaaaacacagaaatgaaacatcaaattcatgcacaaTCAACCAACTCTGCTTCAAATCCaaacgtcggacgcttaatccactctggatccaagcaatccaaacccAATTACGActaaaatcaactccataaactcCGATCCAGcaaatctgctccgatcaacgacATTTCATCCACGATTCTATCTCAACTCcacagatcaagtgcgaaaagcatccattcaagcAAATAACTATAAACTCAGAAACAAACATAATCCATACTCGAAATCAACATCGCCTTAacataaaatagaaattgcatagaaAGGTTCAACAGTAATTCGACAGTCAAACAAGctgagcttcgaacaacgaagctcggtaAAATTCGCATAACAAACGGAAATGAAAGCAGTAATTGTTTCTTCGACCtacgtgaggacggtgttacacaacAACTAACTAAAAGTAAAACCCGAACCCTCCCGAATTCCAAAAACCAAACGTGTAGAAGTGTGTGAGTGAGCTGAGAGCCGAAAAAAGATTTAAAAGAAGCATCCTTTTGAGTTGCATGCTCTCTCCCTTATATAGATGCAgagttgatcttctagaagccttcgcaggAAATCTCTGTTCTTCCCTTCAGCTTTAGGAATCTCCTCCGTCTGGTCATTTTTTCTTCATAATGTTCACTTTATTGCCGTATTTCCTTCGCCTTGTAATTAGCTTCCTTTCTTCCTAGGCCTGGCGAtaccttctacacacctggctcaaaaagatgtgttagaccccgtaaatgtaCGAAATTAATCccctaaccaatgcatgaagtcagccttatcaaactgctcacaattaaaccatgcttgtcctcatgAACgacaataaaaagaaataaggttAATTTCAAGGCATGGTTATCCCATGACCGACTCTACAGACACAAACAagacacaaactcctagacctagagacactacagactcacaaagagaaaacaaacacttaaagaaaaaaaaacaacaaagcaTGAACTAGTTGCAACTTTTgggcagccgtccccacaagcttaaggtctatccgattcgtctacagtctccaaatcctcccctttccttcttctacctaatcggtctgtcagtttgtcaagatagcctatcgacttcccaattgttggattcactcgatctctcattcctcaccaggggtGTTAGGATCTATTCACTCTTAAATTTTTgccacaccactgatgcttcgggttatgagagtttctccttcctacaatccccttttcttttaattcctgggtcaggttactattgcttccttcCTTTAGATTTCTTCTTTTGTTTATACATTTTTAtatcccctggacttcgtccagcttatacctcattttccatttttttttccttcagactcttctccctaagcacTCAGTGGCGGCcccctctttttttttgttagctcaaagtgtttatgcttataactcactcttctagtggggcttcacaactaggttatctaaggcatcctctatcgttcttacttcattcaaaccgatGTCAGTTTATTAAGAAAgaaaggcctcaaagttgacatgcatcctatcttcaattgctcttactaagggaatcatGCCTTATTgtattcactagctcatgcgacacacaaaAACCTAGACCTAAACACTCGACcaactccctccccctcccacttcactcaagcttgtccccaagctagcctagtgaaggggggaaacagggaagtaTGAACAGAccgaaacaaacacaaaaagcactacacacaaaacaacaaacataTACAAGCAAGACAAACTTCTCAAATTTAGACCGAGCAACgcgctaagtgggagaaattacaACAGAAAAAAAGCCAAAACATGTCTAAAAGAAactcaaacttctcacacttacaCCAAAggttgggctaagtgggagaggacACATAAAAATGCAGGCACATATAGATATCACGAAGCATGCTAAAAAAACAAATGCAAAAACACTAATTCAAAACAGCAAACATATAACCACataaaaacgaaaagaaaatgaaaataaaaactgaaaagtaaaagttacttggtcattggggggtctcaattcggggtctggcccccgctgGAGCCAAACTTGGGTGGAACATAAGGGCGGgtcacttttacttttttcctAGCCGGCGACACCGGcttctcctcttccttctcACTCTGTTTCGACACATTCTTCTTCACAGACAAGGGCTTTGATGCAGACGGGGCTAACAGGGGCTTGGATACGGGTAGAGGCTGCTGGAGGGGTGAGCTTCCCTGCCCCAGTTGCTTGGACACGCTGCTGGGTCCAGAGGGTAATTTCTTTTGGGGCTCGGGAAACTTCTTCTCCATCCACTaggtcatcatcatcatcaacttaACGGCTTCCGCCATATGATCATTCTGCGCGGATGACCTCACCACCAGATCAGTAATACTGCCCCTGAGGGCCTTTATCTCCTCGCGGACTCCGCCGAGTTCTTTCCTTATCTCGCTCATCTCCTTTTTCATTTCTTCATAATCCACACTGGCTACCGTTTCAACACCATCCTGCTCCGTCTTCACCTGGGGTTCCATTCTTCCCACCTCATAGAAACACACATCCTTCCCGTGCATGTAGAGTAAgcccttgttgaagaaataaTCAACGCTGAATATCTCTGGGGGCTCGCACATGACTACCTCGGGTGCGGATTTGGCTATCTTCATGATTGTGTTGCGTTGGAGGTATGCACCTAGAAGATGACATGTGTACAGGTGGCGTGAAGGATTGGCGGCCATCTGATGACAAGCCTGAGCCAGCCAATAGCCCAGGTGTACCTTCACATCTTTCGCCATACACCATGTAAAG
This genomic interval from Salvia splendens isolate huo1 chromosome 13, SspV2, whole genome shotgun sequence contains the following:
- the LOC121760658 gene encoding uncharacterized protein LOC121760658; the encoded protein is MPPRRRRGPRVENNVGEQTEGSVGNPPLPPPPPLPQPNEREYIKAFRKENPPKFDGLGEPPKAEAWVRNIERIFEFMGCTDRERLACVTYQLTGPADFWWETKKRTMDPTRREALTWKDFKEEVYNKYVPESYRRAKVVEFHTLKQGSMTVTEYDRTLCEMTRYAPELVDTDEKMAAKFRSGLRTEIRVAVASRRGIPYSERGNPQRTPYCNRCSKHHVGECRVGGIRCYACGGNGHMSRECPNNNKGRVKNGQGQKPPQQPQPIRQVAPQQARAYALKGN